One Triticum dicoccoides isolate Atlit2015 ecotype Zavitan chromosome 5B, WEW_v2.0, whole genome shotgun sequence genomic window carries:
- the LOC119309828 gene encoding uncharacterized protein LOC119309828, with the protein MAKARRRRVPAFGEWNYSYHHDEPEAAAATACYATPEPEACSDVWFRYSPPPRKPMPKKQAMRRSEGDVSRERSTAKGGDSRRVVRPVDGDLYQVPPPELAPHRGPRKTGGLWMGCLGLSSCVD; encoded by the exons ATGGCG AAGGCGAGGAGGCGTCGCGTGCCGGCGTTCGGGGAGTGGAACTACAGCTACCACCACGAcgagccggaggcggcggcggcgaccgcgtGCTACGCCACGCCAGAGCCGGAGGCCTGCAGCGACGTGTGGTTCAGGTACTCACCGCCCCCGCGCAAACCCATGCCCAAGAAGCAGGCGATGAGGCGGTCCGAGGGCGACGTGTCCCGGGAGCGCTCGACGGCCAAAGGCGGCGACTCCAGGCGCGTGGTGCGGCCGGTCGACGGggacctgtaccaggtgccaccgCCGGAGCTCGCCCCCCACCGGGGGCCGAGGAAG ACGGGGGGCCTGTGGATGGGATGCCTGGGCCTCAGCTCATGCGTCGACTGA